Proteins from a single region of Streptomyces spinoverrucosus:
- a CDS encoding response regulator transcription factor: MSPAEGDRDPQRILIVDDEPAVREALQRSLAFEGYDTEVAVDGADALEKATAYRPDLVVLDIQMPRMDGLTAARRIRGAGDTTPILMLTARDTVGDRVTGLDAGADDYLVKPFELDELFARIRALLRRSSYAAALAAAGTQEDEALVFADLRMDLATREVTRGGRPVELTRTEFTLLEMFMAHPRQVLTREQILKAVWGFDFEPSSNSLDVYVMYLRRKTEAGGEPRLVHTVRGVGYVLRQGGAE, from the coding sequence ATGAGCCCCGCCGAAGGCGACCGTGACCCGCAGCGCATCCTCATCGTCGACGACGAGCCGGCGGTGCGCGAAGCACTCCAGCGCAGCCTCGCCTTCGAGGGGTACGACACGGAGGTCGCGGTCGACGGCGCGGACGCCCTGGAGAAGGCGACCGCGTACCGGCCCGACCTGGTCGTCCTCGACATCCAGATGCCCCGCATGGACGGCCTGACCGCCGCGCGCCGCATCCGGGGCGCCGGGGACACGACGCCCATCCTGATGCTCACGGCCCGCGACACGGTCGGCGACCGGGTGACGGGACTGGACGCCGGGGCGGACGACTACCTGGTCAAGCCCTTCGAACTGGACGAGCTGTTCGCCCGTATCCGCGCCCTGCTGCGGCGCAGTTCGTACGCGGCGGCGTTGGCGGCGGCCGGGACGCAGGAGGACGAGGCGCTGGTCTTCGCCGACCTGCGGATGGATCTCGCGACGCGGGAGGTGACGCGGGGTGGGCGGCCGGTGGAGCTGACGCGCACGGAGTTCACGCTCCTCGAGATGTTCATGGCCCACCCGCGTCAGGTGCTCACCCGGGAGCAGATCCTGAAGGCGGTGTGGGGCTTCGACTTCGAGCCGTCGTCGAACTCGCTGGACGTGTACGTCATGTACCTGCGCCGCAAGACGGAGGCGGGCGGCGAGCCGCGTCTTGTCCACACGGTGCGGGGTGTGGGGTACGTGTTGCGGCAGGGCGGCGCGGAGTGA
- a CDS encoding S1C family serine protease — MTESLRPSGEYENPYQGNQQYASTPVNPEWPPPPAHQPTALLTEPVSPAPARKKRTPGPVGLLAAVAIVAAAVGGGTAYGIQELAGSDTVASSSTSTNVVPSSQKGTVAGVAKAVSPSIVEINATSNAGSSTGSGVIITSDGEIITNNHVVSGASQVKVTTSDGKSYSAQVVGTDSGKDLALIKLDDASGLTAATLGDSDGVQVGDEVVAIGSPEGLTGTVTSGIVSALNRDVTVSTGEGQQQQQRPGGGWPFEFGGQEFNGDTGSSTTTYKAIQTDASLNPGNSGGALIDMNGNIIGINSAMYSAAGSSSDAGSVGLGFAIPINTVKADLATLRAGSTD, encoded by the coding sequence ATGACCGAGAGCCTCCGCCCCAGCGGCGAGTACGAGAACCCGTACCAGGGCAACCAGCAGTACGCCTCCACTCCCGTGAACCCCGAGTGGCCTCCTCCGCCCGCACACCAGCCCACCGCGCTCCTCACCGAGCCGGTCTCCCCCGCGCCGGCGCGGAAGAAGCGCACCCCGGGGCCGGTCGGGCTGCTGGCCGCCGTGGCCATCGTCGCCGCGGCCGTCGGCGGCGGCACGGCGTACGGCATCCAGGAGCTGGCCGGCAGCGACACGGTGGCCTCCTCCAGCACCAGCACGAACGTCGTGCCCTCCAGCCAGAAGGGCACGGTCGCCGGCGTCGCCAAGGCGGTCAGCCCGAGCATCGTCGAGATCAACGCCACCTCGAACGCCGGTTCGTCCACCGGGTCGGGCGTGATCATCACCAGCGACGGCGAGATCATCACCAACAACCACGTGGTCTCCGGCGCGTCCCAGGTCAAGGTGACGACCAGCGACGGCAAGTCCTACAGCGCGCAGGTCGTCGGCACCGACAGCGGCAAGGACCTCGCCCTGATCAAGCTGGACGACGCCTCCGGCCTGACAGCGGCCACCCTCGGTGACTCCGACGGCGTGCAGGTCGGTGACGAGGTCGTGGCGATCGGCTCACCCGAGGGGCTGACCGGGACGGTGACCAGCGGCATCGTCTCGGCGCTGAACCGCGATGTGACGGTGTCGACGGGCGAGGGTCAGCAGCAGCAGCAGCGGCCGGGCGGCGGCTGGCCGTTCGAGTTCGGTGGCCAGGAGTTCAACGGCGACACCGGGTCGTCGACGACGACGTACAAGGCGATACAGACCGACGCGTCCCTCAACCCCGGCAACTCCGGCGGCGCGCTGATCGACATGAACGGCAACATCATCGGGATCAACTCGGCGATGTACTCGGCGGCGGGCTCGTCGTCCGACGCGGGCAGCGTGGGCCTCGGCTTCGCGATCCCGATCAACACCGTCAAGGCCGACCTTGCCACGTTGCGGGCGGGCTCCACCGACTAG
- a CDS encoding LacI family DNA-binding transcriptional regulator — translation MAKVTRDDVARLAGTSTAVVSYVINNGPRPVAPATRERVLAAIKELGYRPDRVAQAMASRRTDLIGLIVPDARQPFFGEMAHAVEWAAAERGKMVLVGNSDYVGEREVHYLRAFLGMRVSGLILVSHALNDLAAAEIEAWDARVVLLHERPEAIDDVAVVTDDLGGAQLAVRHLLEHGYEYVACMGGTAETPAVGDPVSDHVEGWRRAMTEAGLPTEGRLFEAPYNRYDAYRVALEMLSGPDRPPAIFCSTDDQAIGLLRAARELRIDVPGELAVAGFDDIKEAALADPPLTTIASDRSAMARAAVDLVLDDGLRVAGSRRERLKVFPSRLMVRRSCGCE, via the coding sequence GTGGCCAAGGTGACTCGGGATGATGTGGCGCGGCTGGCGGGGACCTCCACCGCCGTGGTCAGCTATGTCATCAACAACGGACCCCGGCCGGTCGCCCCGGCCACGCGCGAGCGTGTCCTCGCCGCCATCAAGGAGCTGGGCTACCGGCCCGACCGGGTGGCCCAGGCGATGGCCTCCCGGCGCACCGACCTCATAGGCCTGATCGTCCCGGACGCCCGTCAGCCGTTCTTCGGTGAGATGGCGCACGCGGTGGAGTGGGCGGCGGCCGAGCGCGGAAAGATGGTGCTGGTCGGCAACTCCGACTACGTCGGCGAGCGCGAGGTCCACTACCTGCGGGCCTTCCTCGGGATGCGGGTCTCCGGGCTGATCCTGGTCAGCCACGCGCTGAACGACCTGGCCGCCGCCGAGATCGAGGCCTGGGACGCCCGGGTCGTCCTCCTCCACGAGCGCCCCGAGGCCATCGACGACGTCGCCGTCGTGACCGACGACCTGGGCGGCGCCCAGCTCGCCGTACGCCATCTGCTGGAACACGGCTACGAGTACGTCGCCTGTATGGGCGGCACCGCCGAGACCCCGGCCGTCGGTGACCCGGTCTCCGACCACGTCGAGGGCTGGCGGCGCGCGATGACCGAGGCCGGGCTGCCCACCGAGGGACGGCTCTTCGAGGCGCCGTACAACCGCTACGACGCCTACCGGGTGGCCCTGGAGATGCTGTCGGGGCCGGATCGTCCGCCCGCGATCTTCTGCTCCACCGACGACCAGGCCATCGGTCTGCTGCGCGCGGCCCGCGAGCTGCGGATCGACGTGCCCGGGGAGCTGGCGGTGGCCGGCTTCGACGACATCAAGGAGGCGGCGCTGGCGGACCCGCCGCTGACCACGATCGCCTCCGACCGGTCGGCGATGGCGCGCGCCGCGGTGGACCTCGTCCTCGACGACGGACTGCGGGTCGCGGGGTCGCGGCGGGAGCGGCTGAAGGTGTTTCCGTCGCGGCTGATGGTGCGGCGGTCCTGCGGCTGCGAGTGA
- a CDS encoding response regulator transcription factor gives MSSLLLLTNALQPSTEVLPALGLLLHNVRVAPAEGPALVDTPGADVILVDGRRDLPQVRSLCQLLRSTGPGCPLILVVTEGGLAAVTADWGIDDVLLDTAGPAEVEARLRLAMGRQQIVNDDSPMEIRNGDLSVDEATYSAKLKGRVLDLTFKEFELLKYLAQHPGRVFTRAQLLQEVWGYDYFGGTRTVDVHVRRLRAKLGPEHESLIGTVRNVGYRFVTPEKVDRAADEAKAKAARPKPEDADETAPLSAAEARADA, from the coding sequence ATGAGTTCTCTGCTGCTCCTGACCAACGCTCTCCAGCCGTCGACGGAAGTGCTGCCGGCGCTCGGCCTGCTGCTGCACAACGTGCGCGTGGCTCCGGCGGAAGGACCCGCCCTCGTCGACACCCCGGGCGCCGACGTCATCCTCGTCGACGGCCGGCGTGACCTCCCCCAGGTGCGCAGCCTCTGCCAGCTGCTGCGCTCCACCGGCCCCGGCTGTCCCCTCATCCTCGTGGTGACCGAGGGCGGCCTCGCCGCCGTCACCGCCGACTGGGGCATCGACGACGTACTCCTCGACACCGCCGGCCCCGCCGAAGTCGAGGCACGCCTCCGCCTCGCCATGGGCCGGCAGCAGATCGTCAACGACGATTCCCCCATGGAGATCCGCAACGGCGACCTGTCCGTGGACGAGGCCACCTACAGCGCCAAGCTCAAGGGGCGCGTCCTCGACCTCACCTTCAAGGAGTTCGAGCTCCTGAAGTACCTGGCACAGCACCCGGGCCGCGTCTTCACCCGCGCCCAGCTGCTCCAGGAGGTCTGGGGCTACGACTACTTCGGCGGCACCCGTACGGTCGACGTCCACGTACGACGACTGCGCGCCAAGCTCGGACCCGAGCACGAGTCGCTGATCGGGACCGTCCGGAACGTCGGTTATCGATTCGTTACGCCGGAGAAGGTGGACCGCGCCGCGGACGAGGCCAAGGCCAAGGCCGCCCGGCCAAAGCCGGAGGATGCGGACGAGACGGCGCCGTTGAGCGCCGCCGAGGCCCGGGCCGACGCGTAA
- a CDS encoding alpha/beta hydrolase: protein MSNGPAGQAARSTAVRPNCETSGAGRSALLRTFLHTADGVRIDAVYEPGAAVYETLTPPSDHPAFVVAHGFTGDADKPHVRRVAGVFARYGAVVTFSFRGHGASGGRSTVGDREVFDLAAAVAWAREQGHARVVTVGFSMGGSVVLRHAALHGRQTEAVVSVSAPARWYYRGTAPMRRVHWLVTRPEGRLLGRYGLRTRIHHRGWNPVPLSPVEAVPRIAPTPLLIVHGDRDGYFPVDHPHMLAAAAGDHGELWLEPGMGHAEHAATDELLARIGDWAVGAAG, encoded by the coding sequence ATGAGCAACGGTCCGGCAGGCCAAGCGGCACGATCCACCGCCGTTCGTCCGAACTGTGAGACGTCCGGGGCAGGTAGATCCGCACTATTGCGGACGTTTCTGCACACCGCCGACGGTGTGCGGATCGACGCCGTATACGAGCCGGGTGCGGCTGTATACGAAACTTTGACGCCACCTTCCGACCATCCGGCGTTCGTCGTGGCGCACGGCTTCACCGGCGACGCGGACAAGCCGCACGTGCGCCGGGTCGCCGGGGTGTTCGCCCGGTACGGCGCCGTGGTCACGTTCTCCTTCCGGGGCCACGGGGCGTCCGGCGGGCGCTCGACCGTCGGCGACCGTGAGGTGTTCGATCTGGCGGCGGCGGTGGCGTGGGCGCGGGAACAGGGGCACGCGCGCGTGGTGACCGTCGGCTTCTCCATGGGCGGCTCGGTGGTGCTCCGGCACGCCGCGCTGCACGGCCGGCAGACCGAGGCGGTGGTGTCGGTGAGCGCCCCGGCCCGCTGGTACTACCGGGGTACGGCCCCCATGCGCCGCGTCCACTGGCTGGTGACCCGCCCCGAGGGTCGCCTGCTCGGCCGCTACGGCCTGCGCACCCGCATCCACCACCGGGGCTGGAACCCCGTGCCGCTCTCGCCGGTCGAGGCGGTCCCCCGGATCGCGCCGACGCCGCTGCTGATCGTCCACGGCGACCGCGACGGCTACTTCCCCGTCGACCACCCCCACATGCTGGCCGCGGCCGCCGGTGACCACGGCGAACTCTGGCTGGAGCCCGGCATGGGCCACGCCGAGCACGCCGCGACCGACGAGCTCCTGGCCCGGATCGGGGACTGGGCTGTCGGTGCGGCGGGCTAG
- a CDS encoding MoaD/ThiS family protein, protein MAKVTVRYWAAAKAAAGIAEEPFDADTLAEALAAVRERHPGELVRVLQRCSFLVDGDPVGTRGHETVRLAEGGTVEVLPPFAGG, encoded by the coding sequence ATGGCAAAGGTCACGGTGCGCTACTGGGCGGCCGCGAAGGCCGCGGCGGGAATCGCCGAGGAGCCCTTCGACGCGGACACGCTCGCCGAGGCGCTCGCCGCCGTGCGCGAGCGACACCCCGGCGAACTGGTGCGCGTCCTGCAGCGATGCTCGTTCCTCGTCGACGGTGACCCCGTGGGCACCCGCGGGCATGAGACGGTACGGCTGGCCGAGGGCGGCACGGTCGAGGTGCTCCCGCCGTTCGCAGGAGGGTGA
- a CDS encoding LmeA family phospholipid-binding protein: MRWLRVLLIVVVILGGLFVAADRLAVNFAEGEVADRLRTTEGLSATPEVSIHGFPFLTQVAGGTLDDVEVGIQDYEAAAGDGEQIRIDDLRANMKGVEFSGDFSSATAASATGTATIAYDELLKAAKSEPTEVAPGITARVVSLSDGGNGKIEVGLEIEAPVIGTREMSVLSTVSVKGDTVEVRTDSLPDLAGLDLAEDSVREITDFQQAIDDLPGGVKLDKVEAAPNGVEISVQGSNVQLAG, encoded by the coding sequence ATGCGCTGGCTGCGAGTACTTCTGATCGTCGTCGTGATCCTGGGCGGCCTGTTCGTGGCCGCCGACCGGCTCGCGGTCAACTTCGCCGAGGGCGAGGTCGCGGACCGGCTGCGCACCACCGAGGGCCTGTCGGCCACGCCCGAGGTGTCCATCCACGGCTTCCCGTTCCTCACCCAGGTCGCCGGCGGCACGCTGGACGACGTCGAGGTGGGCATCCAGGACTACGAGGCGGCCGCGGGCGACGGCGAGCAGATCCGGATCGACGACCTGCGGGCGAACATGAAGGGCGTCGAGTTCTCCGGCGACTTCAGCTCCGCCACGGCCGCCTCCGCGACGGGCACGGCGACCATCGCGTACGACGAGCTGCTCAAGGCCGCCAAGTCCGAGCCGACGGAGGTCGCCCCCGGCATCACCGCCCGGGTGGTGAGCCTCTCCGACGGCGGCAACGGCAAGATCGAGGTCGGGCTGGAGATCGAGGCCCCCGTCATCGGCACCAGGGAGATGTCCGTGCTCAGCACGGTGAGCGTCAAGGGTGACACCGTCGAGGTGCGCACCGACTCGCTTCCGGACCTGGCAGGCCTCGACCTCGCCGAGGACTCGGTCCGCGAGATCACCGACTTCCAGCAGGCCATCGACGACCTCCCGGGCGGCGTGAAGCTGGACAAGGTCGAGGCGGCGCCGAACGGGGTGGAGATCTCGGTGCAGGGTTCGAACGTGCAGCTGGCCGGGTAG
- a CDS encoding Ms5788A family Cys-rich leader peptide yields MKRQADLTKRRAVDLCRVAAMLCRPF; encoded by the coding sequence ATGAAGCGACAGGCGGATCTCACGAAGCGGCGGGCAGTAGACCTGTGCCGCGTTGCCGCCATGCTCTGTCGCCCCTTCTGA
- a CDS encoding sulfurtransferase, translated as MSRSDVLVDADWLQEHLDDPSIAIVEVDEDTTAYEKNHIRNAIRIDWTKDLQDPVRRDFIDQAGFEKLLSEKGIANDTLVILYGGNNNWFASYAYWYFKLYGHDNVKLLDGGRKKWELDARELVEDVPERAATDYKAKPQDTSIRAFRDDVVAAIGSQNLVDVRSPDEFSGKLLAPAHLPQEQSQRPGHVPSARNIPWSKNANDDGTFKSDDELKELYAEEQVDLSKDTIAYCRIGERSALTWFVLHELLGVENVKNYDGSWTEYGSLVGVPIELGANK; from the coding sequence ATGAGCCGCAGCGACGTCCTGGTCGACGCCGACTGGCTGCAGGAGCACCTGGACGACCCGAGCATCGCCATTGTCGAGGTCGACGAGGACACCACCGCGTACGAGAAGAACCACATCCGTAACGCGATCCGCATCGACTGGACCAAGGACCTGCAGGACCCGGTCCGCCGTGACTTCATCGACCAGGCCGGCTTCGAGAAGCTGCTGTCGGAGAAGGGCATCGCCAACGACACGCTGGTGATCCTCTACGGCGGCAACAACAACTGGTTCGCCTCGTACGCCTACTGGTACTTCAAGCTCTACGGCCACGACAACGTCAAGCTGCTCGACGGCGGCCGCAAGAAGTGGGAGCTGGACGCCCGCGAGCTGGTCGAGGACGTGCCGGAGCGCGCGGCCACCGACTACAAGGCCAAGCCGCAGGACACCTCGATCCGCGCCTTCCGTGACGACGTGGTCGCCGCCATCGGTTCGCAGAACCTGGTCGACGTCCGCTCGCCCGACGAGTTCTCCGGCAAGCTGCTCGCCCCGGCGCACCTGCCGCAGGAGCAGTCGCAGCGTCCGGGTCACGTCCCGTCCGCCCGCAACATCCCGTGGTCGAAGAACGCCAACGACGACGGCACGTTCAAGTCGGACGACGAGCTCAAGGAGCTCTACGCCGAGGAGCAGGTCGACCTCTCCAAGGACACGATCGCCTACTGCCGTATCGGTGAGCGCTCGGCCCTGACCTGGTTCGTCCTGCACGAGCTGCTCGGTGTGGAGAACGTCAAGAACTACGACGGCTCCTGGACCGAGTACGGCTCCCTCGTCGGCGTGCCGATCGAGCTCGGCGCCAACAAGTAA
- a CDS encoding DUF1416 domain-containing protein, whose translation MCGAKAGGPDASTIKPGETTIQGQVTRDGEPVTGYVRLLDSTGEFTAEVPTSATGQFRFYAAEGTWTLRALVPGGATADRTVVAQKGGLAEVAIAV comes from the coding sequence ATGTGTGGAGCGAAGGCCGGCGGCCCCGACGCCTCGACGATCAAGCCCGGTGAGACCACGATCCAGGGTCAGGTGACCCGCGACGGCGAGCCGGTGACGGGCTACGTCCGTCTGCTGGACTCGACCGGCGAGTTCACGGCGGAGGTGCCGACCTCCGCGACGGGCCAGTTCCGCTTCTACGCGGCCGAGGGCACCTGGACCCTGCGCGCGCTCGTCCCCGGTGGCGCCACCGCCGACCGGACGGTCGTCGCCCAGAAGGGCGGCCTGGCGGAGGTCGCGATCGCGGTCTGA
- a CDS encoding DUF3099 domain-containing protein, producing the protein MYARRRHVYFAMMGTCIALFVLAWGVVRLWSTPVAVGMCVVAMVIPPVAAMIANRRGPEDRWWDDPSGDPQSDEWWDELDGKKRPGPR; encoded by the coding sequence ATGTACGCGCGCCGACGGCACGTCTACTTCGCCATGATGGGCACCTGCATCGCGCTGTTCGTCCTGGCCTGGGGAGTCGTACGCCTGTGGTCGACGCCGGTGGCCGTGGGCATGTGCGTGGTCGCCATGGTGATCCCGCCCGTCGCCGCGATGATCGCCAACCGCCGGGGCCCGGAGGACCGCTGGTGGGACGACCCGTCCGGCGATCCCCAGTCCGACGAGTGGTGGGACGAGCTGGACGGCAAGAAGCGCCCCGGCCCCCGGTGA
- a CDS encoding DsrE family protein produces MAKKLVIKVTAGADAPERCSQAFTVAAVAVASGVDVSVWLTGESAWFALPGRAAEFELPHAAPLPDLIDSILTAGRLTLCTQCAARRDITEKDVIEGVRIAGAQVFVQEALAEDTQALVY; encoded by the coding sequence ATGGCGAAGAAGCTCGTGATCAAGGTGACGGCGGGGGCGGACGCCCCCGAACGCTGTTCGCAGGCGTTCACGGTCGCGGCGGTGGCCGTGGCCAGCGGTGTGGACGTCTCCGTCTGGCTGACCGGCGAGTCCGCCTGGTTCGCCCTGCCGGGCCGGGCGGCCGAGTTCGAGCTGCCGCACGCCGCCCCGCTGCCCGACCTGATCGACTCGATCCTGACCGCCGGCCGCCTCACCCTGTGCACCCAGTGCGCGGCCCGCCGCGACATCACGGAGAAGGACGTCATCGAGGGCGTACGGATCGCGGGCGCGCAGGTGTTCGTGCAGGAGGCGCTGGCGGAGGACACGCAGGCCCTCGTCTACTGA
- a CDS encoding FABP family protein produces MIEIPSDLHKDLVPLAFLLGNWAGAGVHDFPGAEKCNFGQEVTFTHDGRDFLEYHSHTWVLDKDGNKVRPLESEHGFWRIDADRKVEVTMTRDDGVIEIWYGELADQKPQIDLVTDAVARTAASRPYSGGKRLYGYVKGDLMWVGEKQTPEVELRPYMSAQLKKVVTPEDVERWAKALPDDLPDDGIAFFK; encoded by the coding sequence ATGATCGAGATCCCGTCCGACCTCCACAAGGACCTCGTCCCCCTCGCCTTCCTGCTCGGCAACTGGGCGGGCGCGGGCGTGCACGACTTCCCCGGCGCCGAGAAGTGCAACTTCGGGCAGGAGGTCACCTTCACGCACGACGGCCGGGACTTCCTGGAGTACCACTCCCACACCTGGGTGCTCGACAAGGACGGCAACAAGGTCCGGCCGCTGGAGTCCGAGCACGGCTTCTGGCGCATCGACGCCGACCGCAAGGTCGAGGTCACGATGACCCGCGACGACGGTGTCATCGAGATCTGGTACGGCGAGCTGGCCGACCAGAAGCCGCAGATCGACCTGGTCACGGACGCCGTCGCCCGCACGGCCGCCTCCCGCCCCTACAGCGGCGGCAAGCGGCTGTACGGCTACGTCAAGGGCGACCTGATGTGGGTCGGCGAGAAGCAGACCCCCGAGGTCGAGCTGCGGCCGTACATGTCCGCCCAGCTGAAGAAGGTCGTCACCCCCGAGGACGTCGAGCGCTGGGCGAAGGCCCTGCCGGACGACCTCCCGGACGACGGTATCGCCTTCTTCAAGTGA